A genomic segment from Pseudorca crassidens isolate mPseCra1 chromosome 6, mPseCra1.hap1, whole genome shotgun sequence encodes:
- the MDH1B gene encoding putative malate dehydrogenase 1B: protein MAKFVLAGRADCPYYAKAELLADLLQKNLPDFRIHKITQHPDVWEEWLKELCKKNKWSHKNSPIIWRELLDRGGKGLLLGGYNEFLEHAQLYYGVTSSMTTELMKTVAQENLGAHIEKELEKEALKGLINPLQVWITSASAPACYNLIPILTSGEVFGPHMEISINLFDNKQAEEKLTSLVKEAQDLASPFLRSVSLCTQAEEAFRQAHVIIFLDDHVDKEVYSLEDCIRRRATLCHLYGSLIEKNAHDSVRIIVGGKTFVNLKTSLLMRYAPNFAHNIIAVALGVEGKAKAELARKLKTTPSCIKDVIIWGNISGNNYVDLRKAKVYRYESAVWGPPHYSRPVLSLIFDSEWVNREFVESLKKFTATGRQFGGILAAHSIATTLKYWYHGSPPGEIVSLGVLSEGQFGIPEGIVFSMPVKFENGTWVVLTDLEDIEISEKIMTRMTSDLIQEKLVALGELINFQPYQSETDLAKEDEKTTLPTTNDNREHWKVSDGHT from the exons GAGTGGCTGAAAGAGTTGTGTAAAAAGAATAAGTGGAGTCACAAAAATTCCCCCATCATCTGGAGAGAGCTGTTGGATCGTGGAGGAAAGGGTTTGCTTTTGGGAGGATATAATGAGTTCCTAGAACATGCCCAG CTTTACTATGGTGTCACCTCTAGCATGACAACTGAGCTGATGAAGACAGTTGCTCAAGAGAACCTGGGGGCACACATAGAAAAAGAGCTGGAGAAAGAAGCCCTGAAAGGTCTCATCAACCCCTTGCAGGTCTGGATCACCAG TGCATCGGCTCCTGCCTGCTACAACCTAATTCCCATCTTGACAAGTGGTGAAGTGTTTGGACCGCATATGGAAATTAGCATAAACCTATTTGACAACAAGCAGGCAGAAGAGAAACTCACAAGCCTTGTGAAGGAGGCTCAGGACCTGGCGTCGCCCTTCCTGCGGAGTGTGTCCCTCTGCACCCAAGCGGAGGAGGCCTTCCGCCAGGCCCACGTGATCATCTTCCTCGACGACCACGTGGACAAGGAGGTGTACAGTTTGGAAGACTGCATCCGAAGGAGGGCTACTCTGTGCCACCTCTACGGATCCCTGATTGAGAAAAATGCTCATGATTCCGTCAGAATTATTGTGGGAGGAAAAACCTTTGTGAATCTCAAAACGTCTTTGCTTATGAGATACGCCCCAAACTTCGCCCACAATATTATCGCTGTGGCCTTGGGCGTAGAAGGCAAAGCGAAGGCGGAGCTGGCCAGAAAACTGAAAACGACTCCGTCAT GCATCAAAGATGTGATAATTTGGGGTAAtattagtggaaataactacgtCGATCTGAGAAAAGCCAAAGTTTACAGATATGAGAGTGCTGTTTGGGGACCTCCTCACTATTCACGCCCTGTTTTAAGCCTGATTTTTGATAG TGAGTGGGTAAACAGAGAATTTGTGGAAAGTCTTAAAAAGTTCACCGCCACAGGAAGACAATTTGGGGGCATCTTAGCTGCACACAGTATAGCCACTACGTTGAAATACTGGTACCATGGCTCACCCCCTGGGGAGATTGTGTCTTTAGGGGTACTGAGTGAAG GCCAGTTTGGTATTCCTGAAGGGATTGTCTTTTCTATGCCTGTGAAATTTGAGAATGGAACTTGGGTGGTTCTTACAGATCTCGAAGATattgaaataagtgaaaaaataatgacCAGAATGACAAGTGATCTAATTCAG GAGAAACTTGTTGCACTTGGAGAGTTGATAAATTTTCAGCCGTATCAATCAG AAACCGACTTAgccaaagaagatgaaaagaccaccttACCTACCACAAATGACAACCGGGAACATTGGAAAGTCTCAGATG GCCATACCTAA